A DNA window from Kitasatospora atroaurantiaca contains the following coding sequences:
- a CDS encoding helix-turn-helix transcriptional regulator, which produces MKNIREHSEQPEAESAPDCAVPATATEVLLEGHKATRDRVARSILDHGPSSAADLASRLGLTAAAVRRHLDGLAATGLVESREQRVYGSRGRGRPAKVFALTESGRDAFYQEYDQLAADALRWISDAVGGGKAGEEAVAAFARARFAKQGRKYLPVLDQAEADQRTEALAQALSADGYAATVRRVPSAAASKAPAGAQLCQHHCPVAHIAEQFPQLCEAETEVFSQLLGTHVQRLATIAHGDGVCTTYVPAPGAASSSGGRRAPDAVPTAGTSTPSEPASARRNLA; this is translated from the coding sequence GTGAAAAACATTCGCGAGCACTCAGAGCAGCCGGAGGCCGAGTCGGCCCCCGACTGTGCCGTGCCCGCGACGGCGACAGAGGTCCTGCTGGAGGGGCACAAGGCCACCCGTGACCGGGTCGCCCGTTCGATCCTCGACCACGGCCCGTCCTCCGCCGCCGACCTGGCGAGCCGCCTCGGCCTGACCGCCGCGGCTGTCCGCCGTCACCTCGACGGTCTGGCCGCCACCGGTCTGGTCGAGTCCCGTGAGCAGCGGGTCTACGGCAGCCGGGGCCGGGGCCGCCCGGCCAAGGTCTTCGCACTGACCGAGTCGGGCCGGGACGCCTTCTACCAGGAGTACGACCAGCTCGCCGCCGACGCGCTGCGCTGGATCTCCGACGCGGTGGGTGGCGGAAAGGCGGGCGAGGAGGCGGTTGCCGCCTTCGCCAGGGCCCGCTTCGCCAAGCAGGGCCGCAAGTACCTCCCCGTGCTGGACCAGGCCGAGGCCGACCAGCGCACCGAGGCACTCGCTCAGGCCCTGAGCGCCGACGGGTACGCTGCCACTGTGCGGCGGGTACCGTCCGCCGCGGCCTCCAAGGCCCCGGCCGGCGCCCAGCTCTGCCAGCACCACTGCCCGGTAGCGCACATCGCCGAGCAGTTCCCGCAGCTCTGCGAGGCGGAGACCGAGGTCTTCTCCCAGCTCCTGGGCACCCATGTGCAACGGCTGGCCACCATCGCCCACGGCGACGGGGTCTGCACGACCTATGTGCCGGCACCCGGTGCCGCATCGTCGTCCGGCGGTCGCCGGGCGCCCGATGCCGTGCCGACTGCCGGTACGTCAACCCCATCAGAACCTGCGTCCGCGCGGAGGAACCTCGCATGA
- the sufB gene encoding Fe-S cluster assembly protein SufB, whose protein sequence is MTDTVSHPELEGLGTYEYGWSDPDAAGSVAKRGLSEDVVRDISSKKNESEWMLNLRLKGLKLFGKKPMPTWGSDLSGIDFDNIKYFVRSTEKQAESWEDLPADIKATYDKLGIPEAEKQRLVAGVAAQYESEVVYHQIREDLEEQGVIFLDTDTALKQHPEIFKEYFGTVIPAGDNKFAALNTAVWSGGSFIYVPKGVHVDIPLQAYFRINTENMGQFERTLIIVDEDAYVHYVEGCTAPIYSSDSLHSAVVEIIVKKGGRCRYTTIQNWSNNVYNLVTKRAVAYEGATMEWIDGNIGSKVTMKYPAVYLMGEHAKGETLSIAFAGEGQHQDAGAKMVHMAPNTSSNIVSKSVARGGGRTSYRGLIEIGEGSKGAKSNVLCDALLVDTISRSDTYPYVDVREDDVSMGHEATVSKVSEDQLFYLMSRGMTEFEAMAMIVRGFVEPIARELPMEYALELNRLIELQMEGSVG, encoded by the coding sequence ATGACTGACACCGTTTCGCACCCGGAGCTCGAGGGCCTGGGCACCTACGAGTACGGCTGGTCCGACCCCGACGCCGCCGGTTCGGTGGCCAAGCGTGGCCTCAGCGAGGACGTCGTCCGCGACATCTCGTCGAAGAAGAACGAGTCCGAGTGGATGCTGAACCTGCGTCTCAAGGGCCTGAAGCTCTTCGGTAAGAAGCCCATGCCGACCTGGGGCTCCGACCTGTCCGGCATCGACTTCGACAACATCAAGTACTTCGTGCGCTCGACGGAGAAGCAGGCCGAGTCCTGGGAGGACCTGCCCGCCGACATCAAGGCGACGTACGACAAGCTGGGCATCCCGGAGGCGGAGAAGCAGCGCCTGGTCGCCGGTGTCGCCGCGCAGTACGAGTCCGAGGTCGTCTACCACCAGATCCGTGAGGACCTGGAGGAGCAGGGCGTGATCTTCCTCGACACGGACACTGCGCTCAAGCAGCACCCGGAGATCTTCAAGGAGTACTTCGGCACCGTGATCCCGGCCGGCGACAACAAGTTCGCCGCGCTGAACACGGCCGTGTGGTCCGGCGGCTCGTTCATCTACGTGCCGAAGGGTGTCCACGTCGACATCCCGCTGCAGGCCTACTTCCGGATCAACACCGAGAACATGGGCCAGTTCGAGCGGACGCTGATCATCGTCGACGAGGACGCCTACGTCCACTACGTCGAGGGCTGCACCGCCCCGATCTACTCCTCGGACTCGCTGCACAGCGCCGTGGTCGAGATCATCGTCAAGAAGGGCGGCCGCTGCCGCTACACGACGATCCAGAACTGGTCGAACAACGTCTACAACCTGGTCACCAAGCGCGCCGTGGCGTACGAGGGCGCGACCATGGAGTGGATCGACGGCAACATCGGTTCCAAGGTCACCATGAAGTACCCGGCCGTCTACCTGATGGGCGAGCACGCCAAGGGCGAGACCCTGTCGATCGCCTTCGCGGGCGAGGGCCAGCACCAGGACGCCGGCGCCAAGATGGTGCACATGGCGCCGAACACCTCCTCCAACATCGTCTCCAAGTCGGTGGCGCGTGGCGGCGGCCGTACCTCCTACCGCGGTCTGATCGAGATCGGCGAGGGCTCCAAGGGCGCCAAGTCCAACGTGCTCTGCGACGCCCTGCTGGTGGACACCATCTCCCGCTCGGACACCTACCCGTACGTGGACGTCCGCGAGGACGACGTGTCGATGGGCCACGAGGCCACCGTCTCCAAGGTCAGCGAGGACCAGCTCTTCTACCTGATGAGCCGTGGCATGACCGAGTTCGAGGCGATGGCGATGATCGTCCGTGGCTTCGTCGAGCCGATCGCCCGCGAGCTCCCGATGGAGTACGCGCTGGAGCTGAACCGGCTGATCGAGCTGCAGATGGAGGGCTCCGTCGGCTGA
- the sufD gene encoding Fe-S cluster assembly protein SufD, protein MADVNTPTGSTTAGSIEVGTAGAGAQLAGPGTGRATVQQPIDARVATKPSYDVNDFPVPTGREEDWRFTPLHRLNGLHDGTAVASGEDKLELGLPDGVTAETVGRDDARLGKAGKPVDRVAAQAFSSFEQALVVTVPKETVLTEPVKIDVHGEGGVRFAHVVIDVKPFAEAVVVINHTGAGTRASNVELLVGDGAKLTFVSVQDWDRDAVHTAQQTALVGRDASFKSVVVTFGGDLVRIHPRVTYAATGGEAVLYGLYFADAGQHLEHRLQIDHDTPHCRSNVVYKGALQGQDAHAVWVGDVLIRAAAEGTDTYEHNRNLVLTDGARVDSIPNLEIETGEIVGAGHASATGRFDDEQLFYLQSRGIPEEDARRLVVRGFFAELVQQIGVPEIHDHLMEKIEAELEANV, encoded by the coding sequence ATGGCTGACGTCAACACCCCCACCGGCTCCACGACCGCCGGTTCGATCGAGGTCGGTACCGCCGGTGCCGGCGCGCAGCTGGCCGGCCCCGGTACGGGCCGCGCCACCGTGCAGCAGCCGATCGATGCCCGCGTCGCGACCAAGCCCTCGTACGACGTGAACGACTTCCCGGTGCCCACCGGCCGCGAGGAGGACTGGCGGTTCACCCCGCTGCATCGCCTCAACGGTCTGCACGACGGCACCGCCGTCGCCTCGGGCGAGGACAAGCTCGAGCTCGGCCTTCCCGACGGCGTCACCGCCGAGACCGTGGGCCGTGACGACGCGCGCCTCGGCAAGGCCGGCAAGCCGGTCGACCGGGTCGCCGCGCAGGCGTTCAGCTCCTTCGAGCAGGCGCTGGTCGTCACCGTCCCCAAGGAGACGGTGCTCACCGAGCCGGTGAAGATCGACGTGCACGGCGAGGGCGGCGTCCGCTTCGCGCACGTGGTGATCGACGTCAAGCCGTTCGCCGAGGCCGTCGTGGTGATCAACCACACCGGTGCCGGCACCCGCGCCAGCAACGTCGAGCTGCTGGTCGGCGACGGCGCGAAGCTCACCTTCGTCTCCGTCCAGGACTGGGACCGCGACGCGGTGCACACCGCGCAGCAGACCGCCCTGGTCGGCCGCGACGCCAGCTTCAAGTCCGTGGTCGTCACCTTCGGCGGCGACCTGGTCCGCATCCACCCGCGGGTCACCTACGCCGCCACGGGCGGCGAGGCCGTGCTCTACGGCCTGTACTTCGCGGACGCCGGCCAGCACCTGGAGCACCGCCTCCAGATCGACCACGACACCCCGCACTGCCGCTCCAACGTGGTCTACAAGGGCGCGCTGCAGGGCCAGGACGCGCACGCGGTCTGGGTCGGCGACGTGCTGATCCGCGCGGCCGCCGAGGGAACCGACACCTACGAGCACAACCGCAACCTGGTGCTCACCGACGGCGCCCGGGTCGACTCGATCCCGAACCTGGAGATCGAGACCGGCGAGATCGTCGGCGCCGGCCACGCCTCGGCGACCGGCCGCTTCGACGACGAGCAGCTCTTCTACCTGCAGTCCCGTGGAATCCCGGAGGAGGACGCCCGCCGCCTGGTGGTGCGCGGCTTCTTCGCCGAGCTGGTCCAGCAGATCGGCGTCCCGGAGATCCACGATCACCTCATGGAGAAGATCGAGGCCGAGCTGGAAGCGAACGTCTGA
- a CDS encoding bifunctional 3-phenylpropionate/cinnamic acid dioxygenase ferredoxin subunit, translating into MSFLRACALSDLAEDVPKRVELNGVPVALVRTEGEVYAINDICSHANVSLSEGEVEDCMIECWLHGSSFDLRSGKPSGLPATKPVPVYPVKIEGDDVLVSVNQES; encoded by the coding sequence ATGAGCTTCTTGCGTGCCTGCGCCCTGAGCGACTTGGCGGAGGACGTCCCCAAGCGCGTGGAGCTCAACGGCGTGCCGGTGGCGCTCGTCCGCACCGAGGGCGAGGTGTACGCGATCAACGACATCTGCTCGCACGCGAACGTCTCCCTCTCCGAGGGCGAGGTCGAGGACTGCATGATCGAGTGCTGGCTGCACGGCTCCAGTTTCGACCTGCGCTCCGGAAAGCCCTCGGGACTGCCCGCCACCAAGCCGGTCCCCGTTTACCCCGTAAAGATCGAAGGGGACGATGTGCTCGTCTCCGTCAACCAGGAGTCCTGA
- the sufC gene encoding Fe-S cluster assembly ATPase SufC gives MATLEIRDLHVSVETESGPREILRGVDLTVKQGETHAIMGPNGSGKSTLAYSLAGHPKYTVTSGSVLLDGEDVLALSVDERARAGVFLAMQYPVEVPGVSVSNFLRTAATAVRGEAPKLRLWVKEVKEAMAALHMDPAFAERNVNEGFSGGEKKRHEILQLELLKPKIAILDETDSGLDVDALRQVSEGINRVASTGEVGTLLVTHYTRILKYIKPDYVHVFSAGRIVESGGAELADKLENEGYASYVKGGASE, from the coding sequence ATGGCAACCCTTGAAATCCGCGACCTGCACGTCTCCGTCGAGACCGAGAGCGGCCCCCGCGAGATCCTCCGCGGCGTCGACCTGACCGTGAAGCAGGGCGAGACCCACGCCATCATGGGCCCGAACGGCTCCGGCAAGTCCACCCTGGCCTACTCGCTGGCCGGTCACCCGAAGTACACCGTCACCAGCGGCTCCGTGCTGCTGGACGGCGAGGACGTGCTGGCCCTGTCCGTCGACGAGCGCGCCCGCGCCGGTGTCTTCCTCGCCATGCAGTACCCGGTCGAGGTCCCCGGTGTCTCGGTCTCCAACTTCCTGCGCACCGCGGCCACCGCCGTGCGTGGCGAGGCCCCCAAGCTGCGGCTGTGGGTCAAGGAGGTCAAGGAGGCCATGGCGGCTCTCCACATGGACCCGGCCTTCGCCGAGCGCAACGTCAACGAGGGCTTCTCCGGCGGCGAGAAGAAGCGCCACGAGATCCTCCAGCTGGAGCTGCTCAAGCCGAAGATCGCGATCCTCGACGAGACCGACTCCGGCCTGGACGTCGACGCCCTGCGTCAGGTCTCCGAGGGCATCAACCGGGTCGCCTCGACCGGTGAGGTGGGCACCCTGCTGGTCACCCACTACACCCGCATCCTGAAGTACATCAAGCCTGACTACGTCCACGTCTTCTCGGCCGGTCGCATCGTCGAGTCCGGCGGCGCCGAGCTCGCCGACAAGCTGGAGAACGAGGGCTACGCGTCTTACGTGAAGGGCGGCGCTTCCGAGTGA
- a CDS encoding cysteine desulfurase: MHPGSALAGLLDTDAIRKDFPVLQRVLHDGKPLIYLDNAATSQKPRQVLDALNAYYERHNANVHRGVHVLAEEATALYEGARDKVAAFINAPSRDEVIFTKNASESLNLVANMLGWADEPYRVDADAEIVITEMEHHSNIVPWQLLSQRTGAKLKWFGLTDDGRLDLSNINELITEKTKIVSFTLVSNLMGTINPVEAIVRRAQDVGALVLIDASQAAPHMVLDVQALEADFVAFTGHKMLAPTGIGVLWGRQELLEDLPPFLGGGEMIETVTMGSSTYAPAPHKFEAGTPPIAQAVGLGAAIDYLSNIGMEKIAAHEHAITEYAVERLLEVPDLRIIGPRTAVDRGAAISFVLGDIHPHDVGQVLDEQGIAVRVGHHCARPVCLRYGIPATTRASFYLYSTPGEVDALIDGLHHVRNFFG; this comes from the coding sequence CTGCATCCCGGCTCGGCGCTCGCCGGGCTCCTCGACACCGACGCGATCCGTAAGGACTTCCCCGTCCTGCAGCGCGTGCTGCACGACGGCAAGCCCCTGATCTACCTGGACAACGCGGCGACCTCGCAGAAGCCCCGTCAGGTGCTCGACGCCCTGAACGCGTACTACGAGCGGCACAACGCCAACGTGCACCGCGGTGTGCACGTGCTGGCCGAGGAGGCCACGGCGCTGTACGAGGGCGCCCGCGACAAGGTCGCGGCGTTCATCAACGCGCCGAGCCGGGACGAGGTGATCTTCACCAAGAACGCCTCGGAGTCGCTCAACCTGGTCGCCAACATGCTCGGCTGGGCCGACGAGCCGTACCGCGTGGACGCGGACGCGGAGATCGTCATCACCGAGATGGAGCACCACTCCAACATCGTCCCGTGGCAGCTGCTCTCGCAGCGCACCGGCGCGAAGCTGAAGTGGTTCGGCCTGACCGACGACGGCCGGCTGGATCTCTCGAACATCAACGAGCTGATCACCGAGAAGACGAAGATCGTCTCCTTCACGCTGGTCTCGAACCTGATGGGCACGATCAACCCGGTCGAGGCGATCGTCCGGCGCGCGCAGGACGTCGGCGCCCTGGTGCTGATCGACGCCTCGCAGGCCGCCCCGCACATGGTGCTGGACGTCCAGGCGCTGGAGGCCGACTTCGTCGCCTTCACCGGTCACAAGATGCTGGCCCCGACCGGCATCGGCGTGCTCTGGGGCCGCCAGGAGCTGCTGGAGGACCTCCCGCCGTTCCTCGGCGGCGGCGAGATGATCGAGACCGTCACGATGGGCTCGTCCACCTACGCCCCGGCGCCGCACAAGTTCGAGGCGGGCACCCCGCCGATCGCCCAGGCGGTCGGTCTCGGTGCGGCCATCGACTACCTGTCGAACATCGGCATGGAGAAGATCGCGGCCCACGAGCACGCGATCACCGAGTACGCGGTCGAGCGCCTCCTCGAGGTCCCGGACCTGCGGATCATCGGCCCGCGTACGGCCGTGGACCGCGGCGCCGCGATCTCCTTCGTGCTCGGCGACATCCACCCGCACGACGTGGGCCAGGTGCTGGACGAGCAGGGCATCGCCGTGCGCGTCGGCCACCACTGCGCGCGGCCGGTCTGCCTCCGCTACGGAATTCCTGCGACCACGCGGGCGTCGTTCTATCTGTACTCGACGCCGGGTGAGGTCGACGCTCTGATCGACGGCCTGCACCACGTCCGCAACTTCTTCGGCTGA
- the sufU gene encoding Fe-S cluster assembly sulfur transfer protein SufU yields the protein MKLDSMYQEIILEHYKNPHGKGLRDGDAEVHHVNPTCGDEITLRVRLDGPVVADVSYESQGCSISQASASVLNDLVVGKTVGEAQAIQEAFLELMQSKGQAEGDEDVLEDAVAFAGVSKFPARVKCALLSWMAWKDATAKALAEHPVVND from the coding sequence ATGAAGCTCGACTCCATGTACCAGGAGATCATCCTGGAGCACTACAAGAACCCCCACGGCAAGGGGCTGCGCGACGGCGACGCCGAGGTGCACCACGTCAACCCGACCTGCGGCGACGAGATCACCCTCCGGGTGCGGCTCGACGGCCCGGTGGTGGCGGACGTGTCGTACGAGTCCCAGGGCTGCTCGATCAGCCAGGCCAGTGCCTCGGTGCTGAACGACCTGGTGGTCGGGAAGACCGTCGGCGAGGCTCAGGCGATCCAGGAGGCCTTCCTGGAGCTCATGCAGAGCAAGGGCCAGGCCGAGGGGGACGAGGACGTGCTGGAGGACGCGGTCGCGTTCGCCGGCGTCTCCAAGTTCCCCGCCCGCGTGAAGTGCGCGCTGCTGAGCTGGATGGCCTGGAAGGACGCCACCGCCAAGGCGCTCGCCGAACACCCCGTCGTCAACGACTGA
- a CDS encoding metal-sulfur cluster assembly factor, whose translation MSDTEAGTPAEAAAEGPTVIVGTTAGTVSVEDLTEALMDVVDPELGIDVVNLGLIYGIHIDESDVATIDMTLTSAACPLTDVIEDQAKTATDGLVQDLRINWVWMPPWGPDKITDDGREQLRALGFNV comes from the coding sequence ATGAGCGACACCGAGGCCGGCACCCCGGCCGAGGCCGCAGCCGAGGGCCCGACCGTGATCGTCGGCACCACCGCGGGCACCGTCTCCGTCGAGGACCTCACCGAGGCCCTGATGGACGTCGTCGACCCCGAGCTGGGCATCGACGTGGTCAACCTGGGCCTGATCTACGGCATCCACATCGACGAGTCCGATGTGGCCACCATCGACATGACGCTCACCTCGGCGGCCTGCCCGCTGACCGACGTCATCGAGGACCAGGCCAAGACCGCCACCGACGGCCTCGTCCAGGACCTGCGGATCAACTGGGTCTGGATGCCGCCGTGGGGCCCGGACAAGATCACCGACGACGGCCGCGAGCAGCTGCGCGCCCTCGGCTTCAACGTCTGA